CTCGCACCGAAGAGGTCATTCAGAAGGCCATGGACTCTCTGACGGTCGGGCGTACGAGCTTCGTGATTGCCCACAGGCTATCCACCATCAAGAATGCCGATCTGATTCTCGTCATGGATCATGGCGACATCGTCGAACGTGGCACCCACGACGAACTTCTCGCCAAGGGTGGCTTCTACGCCGACCTGTACAACAGCCAGTTCGTTCAAACCGATCTCACGGCCTGAAGCCTGGCGTTTTCGGTCTGAATCGTGGCGTTCCTTCATGGTTCGGCCGAGATAACGCGATACGGGTGTACGCGAAGTGTGTGTCAACACATGCCTCGCGTACACCTTTGTGTATGTACCCAGATGCATCCAGTGCGTTCACCTGCGCAAACTGCGAGTCGCCTCAGACGCGCCTATGCTACAGGAGTTTCCGGGGCGATTTCTTCGGCCTTGGTGACCAGCTCGTTCGTCGCTCCGGCACCATCCTTGGCCTTGCGCGTCCAGATGTCTGCAAGCTGGCTCTGCTGGTCATCGATGATTGACTGTGGCAGTACGTTTCTGTACATAGGGTTCTCGTCTTTGATAATGGCGATTGCCTTATCGATAACAATCTGTGGGTCATACTGCTCATGCGGGAAGCTGAGCTTCGCATAATCAAAGACTGGTTTCGGCATGTCGCTGCCCCAGTTGCGGTGGCTTTCAAACATGCGGTCATTGAATCCAGTCAGGAATGGGCCGGGATTGATGGTCAGCACATCGACATTGTATGGCCGTGTTTCCTTGTACAGTGCTTCGGCAAAAGCTTCGACTGCATGCTTCGAAGCTGAATAGGCTCCAGAGAATGGATCGACGGTCAGGCCTGCGACTGACGACATGAAGATGATGCGGCCGGATTTTCTGGCTACCATCTTGCGCGCCACAATCTGCGTCAGGGCAACCGGGCCGATGACATTGGTCTGAAGCTGGGCATTGATGGCCTTTGCTGGAATGTCCAGTACGGAACCGCCCTCGCTGATGCCCGCATTGTTCAACAGGACATCTATATCCCAGCCTTCGACCTTGCTGCGGTCGTCAGGCGACGTAACATTGAGCTTGTCGAATTCGATGTTTTTCAATCCCCGTTTCTTTGCCTCCTGCTCGAGTGAGAATATCTGTGCGTAATCCTGAGTGGTTGCAATGATGCTGTACCTGCTGTCCTGCGCCAATCCGAAGGCGATTCCACGCCCAAAACCTGAACCTGCGCCTGTTATCAACACGCGAATACTCATATATCTGTCCCTTCGGCGGTCAGCCCACCCTCGTCTCTTTCTCTTACCGTGTCCCACTCTAGAGATTGATACCTGATATGTCTCAGACCTGCCGACTATCCGCTTGACGCGAAAGCCCCCCTCGCCAGCCTGCGTGCAGCGAATATGGGTCGGATATGCGAGTTTTGTTGCCTTTTGTGGGTATACACGCTCAAAATCGTTGAAAAGTGGACAGGATTATGCCATTTTCAGCGAGGACTACCTCAGAATTGTCGCAAAACTCGCAATCGCGGTCTATTTCTGCGTGAAAAAGGTGCCGGGGAAGTGCTCAGATGCGCTCGCATGACGGTCTGCATGGAGCATTGCGCAGTCAAAGGTGACCTGACCGGCAAGATGTGAAGCGAGATGGTCGGGATTGGTGACGAAGAGTGCGGTTGAGAGTGCATCTGCCCAGGCTGCGGGATGGCTGCGTACAATCTCTGGGTTGCCTCCATGTGAGACTTGCACCCATGTGGCAGCGATGCTTCGCACCGGTTCTCCGTCAATCGCGTTCAGCAGGTGGTGCATGAGCAGCAAATGGGAATCCCTCACGACCGATGGGGGATAGGACGAGCCCTTCGATTCGCTGTCGGGATTATTGGCGATATTGGAATCGCTGGCGGCATCGGGGTCATCGGGGTTCTTGACGAACCAATGCCGCCGACTGGGAGCAGATGCACAGAAGGAGGCATCGCTGAGGGAAACGGTTCCTACGGCCTGTGTCGTATCCTGCGGATCTTCAAGAGCTATGGATTGCGGCTGCAATGTGCGTACGCACAAGTCTCCACCGGCATCAATGACATAGGATACCTGCGGTTCCAGCAGGGTTGCAATCTGGTCGGCAATCATATCAACCAGGAAGCCCTTGCCGGCCGCTCCGAAATCGAGCTGGACGGCACGATGGGTGCGCAGCGTGGAGCCATCGCGTTCAACGGCTTCTGCCCAGCATGGCCGACCATGAGCCGCGCCGTTATGTGCCAGCGCTTCGGGCAGCATCTCGAAACTCAAGTCGGGTCCATAGCCCAATCGCACCAAATCCGCACCAACAAGCGGGTCCACAGCGCCTGAAGTGGCGCAGTACAACGCATCGTAGATGTGGAACAGTGGAGCCAGATGTGCAGAGAACTCGAAGCTTCCTCCATGCGTGGCATGGGCGATGGCGCTTACGGTCGAATCGTCTCGAAATCTGGACAGTTCACTCTCGAAATGCTCGATCATCGCGGCAACGGTGTCTTGGAAATCCTGCGTTGCGGGCTGGTCAAGAGCGATGATAATGCCGGTTCCCAAGGCTTGTGGGAAGGTCACTATGTGAGATAACTCGCTCATGCTGCATCATGATCCTTCCCGTCTTGCATCAGAAACCCCGTCATTGCACAAAAAACTAATCGTTACACTATAAATCTGGAAATAACAAGACTGTATATCCTGACCTTTTCAGGTTACATTATGGGATTGGTGATACTCATCACACCCTTCACACGCCCACTAGAAGGCGAATGTATCGAGAATACATGAAGCGAACTTGGAGAGAGTCAGAACATGCAGCATAAGCATTCTGTTCAACGCAAAGGCTTGGGAGCGTTTGTAGCACTGGGCATCGCGCTGTTGTCGATTGCTGCCATGCTTTCACCCGCCAGGGCTCTTGCGTCAAGCGTCAGTCAATACGCAACGTGGAGTGAGATTTCCACCGCCATCTCGCAGCAGCTGAGCGAGGGGCAACGAGACTATGACTCCAATAACACGGCTGGGGCTGCATCCGACTTTGGCAGTGCCTACAACACCTTGTATGTGGCTACAAACTTTGCGAGCGTCACCAGCGACAAGCTCGGTACTCAGACGCAGCAGCAGTTGCAGCAGCAGTTCCAAAACATCCAGCAGCTTTCATACATGACCGGCAATGACGAAAAGATCCAGCAGGGGATTGCCAATCTCGATCAGCAACTGAGTGACACGGGCCAGAAACTCGACGCCGACAGCTCGCTTATGAAACCTGCAGCATATGCGCAGGCATTGAATGCACAAATTGATGCTGATCGTAAAAAAATAGATGCTGCGAAAAGAAACAAGAACAATGGCAAGGGATCGAGAACGTGGTCCGAAGTTGCGGCCCAGATGACCAAGATTCTTGACAAGGCTCAACATGCCAGCGATTCCGGTGACGGGCGCAAGGGATCCGACCTCGTCAACGAGGCATATTACCAATATTATGAAAAGCTTGGCTTCGAGAAAACCGTGATGAACGCCATCAGTGGCAATCGCGTATCTCAGGTTGAGTATCAGTTCAAAGAGACGCGCATGGCCATGGTGAAGGGCGAATCGAAGAGAACCGTCGCCACGCTTGTCTCTGATCTTCAGGGCATGCTCGTCAAGGATGCTTCGATTCTCGATGGAGGAGCCGCTGGCAAAGTCAGCCCGATGACGGCGTTCTTCACCAGCGCCTTCGGACAGGCCTTCGTCGTGCTGCTGCGCGAAGGCCTGGAAGCGATTCTCGTTGTTGCGGCCATCATCGCCTATCTGTTGAAGGCCGGGCACAAGGACAAGATCAGATACATCTATTGGGGCATTGTCGGCGGTCTTGGTGCCAGCGGCTTGGTCGCGCTGCTCTTCACTTTCGTTTTCAGTTCGGCTGGCTCGCATCAGGAGCTGCTTGAAGGGGTGACCGCGCTGATAGCTATGGTCATGTTGCTCTTTACCAGTAGCTGGATACTGTCCAAATCGTCGACCGAATCATGGAATCGCTATATCAAGGAGAAAACGGTTGCAGCAGTGTCGACAGGCAGCGTGATTTCGCTAGCCCTGCTGTCATTCCTGGCCGTTTTCCGAGAGGGAGCCGAAACCGTGATGTTCTATCAGGCAATCTTTACGATGGCTCCAAGCGGCAGCCGCGACATATGGGGAGGTTTCGCGGCAGCAGCCGTGCTGCTCATCGGCATATTCCTGCTGATCCGCTTCACTTCCGTGAAGATTCCCATTCGACCATTCTTCGCGATAACCAGCGCTTTGATGGCAATCATGGTGGTGATCTTCGCTGGTGGCGGCGTGCACGCGCTTATCGAGGGCGATCTGATTCCAGCAAGCTACTACCCATCAGTTCCAACGAACGACTGGCTCGGCCTGTATCCATATGCCGAGACGATTGCTGCACAGATCGTCGCCATCATTGCGGTCATCACGCTATTGCTGATCTCGTTGATTCGCTCTCGAAGAGAACGCAGGAAACAGGCAGTCGAATAGCGCAGCTTCATGCCACATGAACGCTTGCAAGACAAGGCGCTGAATGAGGCACTGAATGCTGGATCGTAAAGGCTTATGCAACGTCAACTGAAACCAATCAATAACCCTAAAGAAACAAGGAATACAACAATATGAAGAAGAAGACACTCATGATCGCCGCCGCGCTGGTGCTTTCTGGAGCACTCGCACTTTCCGGCTGCGGTTCTTCAGCAACCAGCAGCGGTGCGAAGAATGCTGCATCGGCATCTGGCAGCTCTTCGGCCAGTTCCAAAGGCTTCGAGGAGGTTCCCATCGGGGATGACCAGCAGGTCGGCCCACTCAACGTAGGCACCGTGTTCTTCCAGCCAGTCGATATGGAACCCGCAGGCATGGGTTTGAAGGCAGCGGATGCGAACATGCATTTGGAAGCGGATATTCATGCGCTTGCGAACAACGAGCTAGGTTACGGGAAAGGTGAATTCGTTCCCGATCTCACGGTGAATTACACGATAACCGATGAAAGCGATGCCAGCAACACCCAGTCGGGCACCTTCATGGAAATGAACGCCTCGGATGGTCCACATTACGGTGCAAACATCATGCTGAAGAAGGCGGGAAGCTACAAGCTGAGCTACAAGATCGAGTCGCCTGAAGCCAAGGGCTGGATGCTTCATGTTGATCCCGAAACCGGTGTGAAAGGCCGCTTCTGGACAACGCCGTTGACGGTGAGCTGGGACTGGGATTACACGCCACACGAGTGGTAGAAAATCCAGTGGTAGAGAACAGACAGTAGAGAATCCTGTGGTAATGAACTCGATGGTAGAGAACCAATCGGTAGACAATCCAGTGGCGATGAATCGAGCGGCACATGCCGCTTGTCGCTGGTGATGTGCTGGCAGTCGTGAAGGGCGTTCTGAGGCAATGGGAAGAATGCCCTTCACTGCGTGCGAGCGTGACAACTGTTTCGGGGAGGGGAGCATATGCTTGAACAGTTCGTTACGGTGATGCCGGGGACATTGGGCTCGGCTTTGCTGGTGATGTGTCTGAATGTGCTGCTGTCCGTTGGGGAAGGCAGAAAGCGGCCACGGAGCGCATATTGGCGCACTGCCGGAATGCTTGTGGGATTGCTTGCAGCCGTGGCGTTTGCGGCTTTGCGCGCGACCGCTGTCATCACCCAGCGCACCTTCATCAACTATCCGACGCTCGTATGCTGCGTCGTCGCTGACCTTGCGCTTATCGTGGTCGTCGTATTCGCACGGAGAATCACCCGCGACTGGAATCGTCATGCAGTCTGGCTTCACGTCGGGAATGCCGTCGCAGGCATCGCGATTGCCTTCACCATATTTCGTGCCTTGCCTGACGTGATACTTGAACTGACGATTTTCATAGAACCTGGTGATCCCGTTTTCACTTCCGCAATGCTGCTACGTGCGCTCGGCTTCATTCTGGGAGTGGCGGCGTCGATTATCGTTGCATGCATGTTCAGGTCGACGCGACTCACGGCTGCACCGCTTTGGTTTACGGTTGCGACACTGATGCTGCTGGCCTTGACTCTGGTTCAGCATCTGACATCGTTGCTTACCGTGATGCTTTCCGTCGGCGACATCATGCTTCACGGTCTGGGATTCCATCTGTTGGTGTGGCTCATCAACAATGCGGGCTGGCTTATCATCGCACAGGTATGGGTGTTCATCGTGCCGGCAATCGCAAGCGTCGTTGCGGGATTCAGCATGCCGGTCGCCGCACAGAATCAGGCGGATTCGCGTAGACACACCGCTGTGAAGCGCCGTGCGATGCTTTCGGCAGCGTGGACTGTGATTGCTGCCATCGGGGTGACGTTTGCGTTGACCTATGGCGTCGCTCAGACCAACAAGCAGCCGGTGCTCTCTCCTCCAGAACGCTATTCGCTGTCTCGTGACACTGCAACGATCAGGTATTCACAGGTGGAAGACGGACATCTGCACCGCTTCCAATACACGGCAAAAGACGGCACGGTCATGCGGTTCATCGTCATCAAGAAGAATGGCGGGGCATACGGCATCGGTCTCGATGCCTGCGATAACTGTGGCGATGCTGGCTACTACGAAAAGGATGGGAAGATCATCTGCAAACGTTGCGATGTCGCCATCAACCTGGCGACCATCGGCTTCAGGGGCGGTTGCAATCCCATTCCTTTCCCCTACACAACCAACCACGGCGCAATCGTGATCAACACTGCGGATCTTGATGCTTTGTCCAGCCATTTCAAGAGTTGAGGTGATGATGAAATGTTCTTGAATCGTATGGTGTTTCGCTCGCTCAGCAGGCAGTTGCGCCGCCGCATACTGATTGCGGTGAGTGTGGGGCTCTCGACCTGCGTGTGCGTTGCCATGCTTGGAATCGTGTTCGATGTTGGTGACAAGTTGAACGCCGAACTTTCGACCTACGGCTCGAATATCGTCGTGCAGCCAAAGTCGGATGCGGTGATTTCCGACCTGTATTCGTCCGGGGGCACCGATTCCTCAGATGGTTCAAGCAGTGCGGCCGCAACGGCAGGTTCTGCCCAAACCGATCCGACCGCATTCATGAAGGAATCCGACGTGCAGAAGATCAAGACGATCTTCTGGGCATACAACATCACGGATTTTGCACCTCAGCTGAACATGCGCGCAACGGTTGGGAATGTGTGTCGCGATGATGCGCAGCAAGCGTCGTGCTCGGCTGCGTCTGAGTCAGCAGCGTCAGGGTCAGCTTCGTCTGGTTCAGGGCGTTCTGTGGCAATCGTTGGCACCTGGTTTGCCAAAACGCTTAACCTCGATACCGGCGAATCCACGGTTGTCGGCATCCGCAACATGCGTTCGTGGTGGAAGGTGACGGGCAGATGGGCATCCGACAAAACAGTCGAGAGTTCTGGAGTGGAAAGCAGCGAGGCGATGATTGGCAGCACGTTGGCCCAACAGTTGAACGTGCAAGTTGGCGGAAGTGTTACGCTGCATAAATCTGGACGTGAACAGCATGTGCGCATCGTGGGCATCTTTCAGTCGGGCGACAGCGATGACAACGCGATATATATGCCTTCCGAAGCTGCTGAAAACCTGAACGACACTCCGAATTCGATTGATCGCATCGAAGTGAAGGCTCTCACCACGCCAGAGAACGATCTGGCGAGAAAGGCGGCCCGCAATCCTGCCGCACTCTCTCAGGAAGAATGGGAAACCTGGTATTGCACGGCATATCCTTCATCAATCGCATATCAGATCGAGGAAGTGATTCCGGGTGCGGTTGCCAAGCAGGTGCGTCAGGTCGCCGCGCTGCAAGGCGATGTGCTGAAGAAAACCCAGGCAGTGATGATTCTGATGACGGTGCTGAGTCTGATTTCAGCAGCCATAGCCGTGGCGAACCTTATGGCAGCTTCGATTGGCGAACGCTCTTCAGAATTCGCACTGTTGAAGGCGATTGGCGCGAGCGATGGTGCGGTCATCAGATTGACCCTTCTTGAAACCGCAGTAGTCAGTCTGGTAGGCGCACTCGTTGGAACTGCAGCCGGCTTTGGGGCGGCGCAGGTGATTGGACGCGTCGTGTTTGGCTCTAGCGTTTCTATGCGTCCGATGGTCTTCGTGCTGGTCTTCGTGCTGCTTGCTGTGACGATTCTGCTGGCATCGTTGTCAGCGATTAGGTCGATTCTCGGGCTGCGGCCTGCCGAGGTGCTGCATGGGAGATAGAGCTGCGAATTCGCAGACGCGAAGGCCGGCTTCGCTGCTCTGCTGTGATGATCCGTTGTGCAAAGTGACGACATGAGGGGAAATGAGGTGCATGGTGATTCCAAGCTTGGTGATTTCCAGGGTGGAGAAGGGTTGACATGAATAACACGCGGATGTTCATAGCGATGATTCTCGGCGCGATATTTCGCAGGCGCTCGCGGGCAATGATGGCAGTCATTGCGACGATGGTTGGCGCTGCAACGCTGTTTTGCCTTGCGGCGGTATGTATTGCGGTGCCGCAGCAGATGAACGAGGATATGCGCTCCTATGGGGCGAATCTTGTCGTTGCTGCCATCGAGAAGCAAGGCTCTGAGAAGACCGGTATACCTGACGAGATGGTTGAACACACCACATCGATGGTGCGGGCGAAAGCGTCTGCCAGATTTGCGACCTATCGCTACGAAACCGTGCGGATCAACGCGGCCCCATACATGCTTGCGGCAATCGACAGCGCACAGGTGAAGGCTCTGAACCATCACTGGAGCGTGCAGGGTTCATGGCCTTCGCATGGTGCGGTTATGGTCGGCAGCGATGTGGCTTCGGCATTGGGGTTGAACGTTGGCGGCAATATAACGATTGCCTATCAATCCTCTGATAATGACGGTTCTGCCGCGTCCAAGACAACGCGGGATGGTCGGGTTTCCACGGATATTCTCAATGGTGGAGGAATCACCTACCGGGTTGCGGGCATCGTCAATACCGGAGGTTCTGAAGACGAGATCGTGTATGCCACGAATGCCGATGTCGATGCATTGTCCGGTGTCAAGCGTGGAGCTGATGTCATTGAATATTCATCACAGGCGATGGGTGCCAATCTGACGGCGATTGCAACGAGCATCAACGATATGAGCAGCATGGGCGTGAAGGCGCAGACGGTGACGAAGATAAGTGCTTCCGACTCGAAGATCATCACCATGCTGCAGACGTTGTTCTGGTTGATTTCCGTCGTGGTCCTTGCGCTCACCTTCGTTGGTGTGGGCACGACCATGGCTTCGATTGTCTCTCAAAGGCGCAATGAAATCGGGCTTCGCAAGGCTCTCGGTGCGCCCAATTCGAGCATTCGCACCGAGTTTTATACTGAATCGGTTATCTATGGTCTCATTGGTGGCGGTCTGGGCGCAGCTGTGGGCTTCTGGCTCGCTCGTTTGCTCTGCTCGCTGGTTTTCGACAGGAATATCGCGATGAACTGGTGGCTGCTTGTTGTCTCGGTCTTGGTGAGCGCGATTATTGCCATCCTTGCGACGATTCGGCCCGTTATGAAGGCTTCCCACATAGATCCCGCCGTCGTATTGAGCGAGGAATAAGCGAGATGTCGAGTTTTGCGGCAATTTCAGAGTATCCAGCCCAATATTCGTTGAAATGGAGACGTCAGAAAGCCGTTTTGAGACGTTTATACCTTGCAATTGTCGCAAAACTCGCAATATCATTTTTTTGGAGACGAAAGGAGCAGACATGCTGCTCGAATTAGACCATGTTTCGAAGATTTATGGCGATGTGCATGCCGTTGATGATCTCAGCCTCTCGGTTCAGGAAGGGGAGTGGCTCGCAATCGTTGGTTCATCGGGTTCAGGCAAGACCACGCTGATGAACATCATCGGTTGCATGGATGCTCCAAGCGAGGGAACGGTGTCGCTCGAAGGTCGAGAGCTCAATGATTTGAACGCGTCCCAGCTTGCCGACATAAGGAAGAACGTCATTGGTCTGGTCTTTCAGAAGTTCTATCTGGTTCCACATCTCACGGCAGTCGAAAACGTGATGGTCGCGCAGTATTACCATTCGGTCGTCAACGAGCAGCAGGCGATGGAAGCGCTTGCCAAAGTCGGTCTGGCTGAGCGAGCTCACCACTTACCAAGCCAATTGTCTGGCGGCGAGCAGCAGCGGGTGTGCATTGCCAGAGCCTTGATAAACTGCCCCAAGCTGATTCTGGCTGACGAACCCACGGGAAATCTTGATGAAGCGAATGAGAAGATTGTGCTCGAGCTCTTCAAGCAGTTGCATGAGCAAGGTACGACTATCGTAGTGGTGACTCATGATTCGCTGGTGGCTTCATGTGCACAGCGTGAAATCATGCTCAACCATGGTGTGCTGGTTGACGAACGGTGGAACGACGAAGCTGCGCAACGGCGATATGCCGAAGCGGGTGGCAAGCCTGCAAAGCTTCCTCAGGCTGCAAGCAGCAAGCATTCAGGCGAGGAGTCATCGATTCCTGTGGGTTTTGATACCATCACGAAATCGGCAAAAACGCACTGAATGCCAGATGTGCAGGCCGTGATGCAGCCTGATGCATGCGAGGGACGCGCACTGAGTATGCATAGCTGTGTAAGCATAGCTGTGTAAGCAAGCACAGTTGAATAGGCATAGCTGAATAGGTGCAGCTAAAGAGTAGATACTGATGAAGAGCAACAATGATGAAGAATAATAACGGTTCACATGTCGCTAACCATGCGGCAGCTCCGTCGCGAAGGGTGAAGCGTGCGGCTGTAGCCGCTGTCGGTGTGGTTGCTGCGAGTGTGGTGTTCGGCGCATGCGGTCAGCCGAAGGCCGTGCCGATGGATGACGAATACGCTGGAGGCAGCGCAGAGTCGAGCTCGGCCCCCGCGGATTCAAGTGGGTCGCAGGGTTCATCTTCCGCATCGTCATCTGTCTCTGCTTCACCCTCATCGACAAAAACCGATAGTGGCACCTACCAGGATGGAAGGTATTCGGTCACGAGCACGTACGGTCCGGTTGGTGAAGATTCGATCGATGTCCATGTGCAGGTGAAGGCCGGCAATGTCAGTGACATAGCAGTTGTGGGTCACTCGTCGAATTCGATCTCGCAGAAGCATCAGCAGG
This Bifidobacterium sp. WK041_4_12 DNA region includes the following protein-coding sequences:
- a CDS encoding FMN-binding protein, producing MKNNNGSHVANHAAAPSRRVKRAAVAAVGVVAASVVFGACGQPKAVPMDDEYAGGSAESSSAPADSSGSQGSSSASSSVSASPSSTKTDSGTYQDGRYSVTSTYGPVGEDSIDVHVQVKAGNVSDIAVVGHSSNSISQKHQQAFIKAIPGVVDGKPLKSLKVDKVAGASWTSDAFNKAMEVAREQASE
- a CDS encoding FTR1 family protein, which codes for MQHKHSVQRKGLGAFVALGIALLSIAAMLSPARALASSVSQYATWSEISTAISQQLSEGQRDYDSNNTAGAASDFGSAYNTLYVATNFASVTSDKLGTQTQQQLQQQFQNIQQLSYMTGNDEKIQQGIANLDQQLSDTGQKLDADSSLMKPAAYAQALNAQIDADRKKIDAAKRNKNNGKGSRTWSEVAAQMTKILDKAQHASDSGDGRKGSDLVNEAYYQYYEKLGFEKTVMNAISGNRVSQVEYQFKETRMAMVKGESKRTVATLVSDLQGMLVKDASILDGGAAGKVSPMTAFFTSAFGQAFVVLLREGLEAILVVAAIIAYLLKAGHKDKIRYIYWGIVGGLGASGLVALLFTFVFSSAGSHQELLEGVTALIAMVMLLFTSSWILSKSSTESWNRYIKEKTVAAVSTGSVISLALLSFLAVFREGAETVMFYQAIFTMAPSGSRDIWGGFAAAAVLLIGIFLLIRFTSVKIPIRPFFAITSALMAIMVVIFAGGGVHALIEGDLIPASYYPSVPTNDWLGLYPYAETIAAQIVAIIAVITLLLISLIRSRRERRKQAVE
- a CDS encoding SDR family oxidoreductase; its protein translation is MSIRVLITGAGSGFGRGIAFGLAQDSRYSIIATTQDYAQIFSLEQEAKKRGLKNIEFDKLNVTSPDDRSKVEGWDIDVLLNNAGISEGGSVLDIPAKAINAQLQTNVIGPVALTQIVARKMVARKSGRIIFMSSVAGLTVDPFSGAYSASKHAVEAFAEALYKETRPYNVDVLTINPGPFLTGFNDRMFESHRNWGSDMPKPVFDYAKLSFPHEQYDPQIVIDKAIAIIKDENPMYRNVLPQSIIDDQQSQLADIWTRKAKDGAGATNELVTKAEEIAPETPVA
- a CDS encoding FAD:protein FMN transferase, translated to MSELSHIVTFPQALGTGIIIALDQPATQDFQDTVAAMIEHFESELSRFRDDSTVSAIAHATHGGSFEFSAHLAPLFHIYDALYCATSGAVDPLVGADLVRLGYGPDLSFEMLPEALAHNGAAHGRPCWAEAVERDGSTLRTHRAVQLDFGAAGKGFLVDMIADQIATLLEPQVSYVIDAGGDLCVRTLQPQSIALEDPQDTTQAVGTVSLSDASFCASAPSRRHWFVKNPDDPDAASDSNIANNPDSESKGSSYPPSVVRDSHLLLMHHLLNAIDGEPVRSIAATWVQVSHGGNPEIVRSHPAAWADALSTALFVTNPDHLASHLAGQVTFDCAMLHADRHASASEHFPGTFFTQK
- a CDS encoding ABC transporter permease, whose protein sequence is MFLNRMVFRSLSRQLRRRILIAVSVGLSTCVCVAMLGIVFDVGDKLNAELSTYGSNIVVQPKSDAVISDLYSSGGTDSSDGSSSAAATAGSAQTDPTAFMKESDVQKIKTIFWAYNITDFAPQLNMRATVGNVCRDDAQQASCSAASESAASGSASSGSGRSVAIVGTWFAKTLNLDTGESTVVGIRNMRSWWKVTGRWASDKTVESSGVESSEAMIGSTLAQQLNVQVGGSVTLHKSGREQHVRIVGIFQSGDSDDNAIYMPSEAAENLNDTPNSIDRIEVKALTTPENDLARKAARNPAALSQEEWETWYCTAYPSSIAYQIEEVIPGAVAKQVRQVAALQGDVLKKTQAVMILMTVLSLISAAIAVANLMAASIGERSSEFALLKAIGASDGAVIRLTLLETAVVSLVGALVGTAAGFGAAQVIGRVVFGSSVSMRPMVFVLVFVLLAVTILLASLSAIRSILGLRPAEVLHGR
- a CDS encoding ABC transporter ATP-binding protein produces the protein MLLELDHVSKIYGDVHAVDDLSLSVQEGEWLAIVGSSGSGKTTLMNIIGCMDAPSEGTVSLEGRELNDLNASQLADIRKNVIGLVFQKFYLVPHLTAVENVMVAQYYHSVVNEQQAMEALAKVGLAERAHHLPSQLSGGEQQRVCIARALINCPKLILADEPTGNLDEANEKIVLELFKQLHEQGTTIVVVTHDSLVASCAQREIMLNHGVLVDERWNDEAAQRRYAEAGGKPAKLPQAASSKHSGEESSIPVGFDTITKSAKTH
- a CDS encoding Fe-S-containing protein, which produces MLEQFVTVMPGTLGSALLVMCLNVLLSVGEGRKRPRSAYWRTAGMLVGLLAAVAFAALRATAVITQRTFINYPTLVCCVVADLALIVVVVFARRITRDWNRHAVWLHVGNAVAGIAIAFTIFRALPDVILELTIFIEPGDPVFTSAMLLRALGFILGVAASIIVACMFRSTRLTAAPLWFTVATLMLLALTLVQHLTSLLTVMLSVGDIMLHGLGFHLLVWLINNAGWLIIAQVWVFIVPAIASVVAGFSMPVAAQNQADSRRHTAVKRRAMLSAAWTVIAAIGVTFALTYGVAQTNKQPVLSPPERYSLSRDTATIRYSQVEDGHLHRFQYTAKDGTVMRFIVIKKNGGAYGIGLDACDNCGDAGYYEKDGKIICKRCDVAINLATIGFRGGCNPIPFPYTTNHGAIVINTADLDALSSHFKS
- a CDS encoding iron transporter, which encodes MKKKTLMIAAALVLSGALALSGCGSSATSSGAKNAASASGSSSASSKGFEEVPIGDDQQVGPLNVGTVFFQPVDMEPAGMGLKAADANMHLEADIHALANNELGYGKGEFVPDLTVNYTITDESDASNTQSGTFMEMNASDGPHYGANIMLKKAGSYKLSYKIESPEAKGWMLHVDPETGVKGRFWTTPLTVSWDWDYTPHEW
- a CDS encoding ABC transporter permease — encoded protein: MNNTRMFIAMILGAIFRRRSRAMMAVIATMVGAATLFCLAAVCIAVPQQMNEDMRSYGANLVVAAIEKQGSEKTGIPDEMVEHTTSMVRAKASARFATYRYETVRINAAPYMLAAIDSAQVKALNHHWSVQGSWPSHGAVMVGSDVASALGLNVGGNITIAYQSSDNDGSAASKTTRDGRVSTDILNGGGITYRVAGIVNTGGSEDEIVYATNADVDALSGVKRGADVIEYSSQAMGANLTAIATSINDMSSMGVKAQTVTKISASDSKIITMLQTLFWLISVVVLALTFVGVGTTMASIVSQRRNEIGLRKALGAPNSSIRTEFYTESVIYGLIGGGLGAAVGFWLARLLCSLVFDRNIAMNWWLLVVSVLVSAIIAILATIRPVMKASHIDPAVVLSEE